One genomic segment of Panulirus ornatus isolate Po-2019 chromosome 3, ASM3632096v1, whole genome shotgun sequence includes these proteins:
- the LOC139759625 gene encoding uncharacterized protein produces MRTHVLVLLALALVAVINGGEVAPKGRRACEEAGGTCVDDSRCKNVLTKVTPCTADHVCCLDTHRGKERFSKPKDLTKKQAGGKRQDKMKKSQRTLAEASDHHTSGKAAKSTDSAKNKIKKNKKTKFGRSGKRKAGKPKKKNIRKGKKIIQKKKMTSGTRGTEGKVKERKSGERRKIKSAGKRKVKSGERKKTKSGMRRKTKSGGKRKLKSGERKKTKSGMKRKTKSGGKRKLKSGERKKTKSGMKRKTKSGGKRKLKSGERKKTKSGMKRKTKSGGKRKLKSGERKKTKSGMRRKTKSGGKRKLKSGERKKTKSGKRRKTKSGGGKKGQLRKKTSGKTKKAKGPKDKKGKPGSKGNKNKDKFFCKTLNTCQRLGGQCIKKGTCKTKLVPKGCLGVFCECCTKTQPTPGRSLVSLMNLGIDP; encoded by the exons ATGAGGACCCACGTCTTGGTGCTCCTTGCTCTCGCCTTGGTGGCCGTGATAAAT GGTGGAGAGGTGGCTCCGAAGGGTCGGAGGGCGTGTGAGGAGGCTGGTGGCACCTGCGTCGACGACTCCCGCTGCAAGAACGTCCTGACGAAGGTGACGCCCTGCACGGCCGACCATGTCTGCTGCTTGGATACTCACAGAG GGAAAGAAAGATTTTCAAAGCCCAAGGACCTAACGAAGAAACAAGCTGGAGGAAAGAGACAGGACAAGATGAAGAAGTCTCAGCGGACCTTGGCTGAGGCCAGTGACCACCACACATCAGGGAAGGCAGCCAAGTCCACCGACTCAGccaaaaataaaatcaaaaagaataaaaagactaAGTTTGGTAGGTCTGGCAAGAGGAAGGCTGGAAAACCcaagaaaaagaatattagaaAAGGTAAGAAGATTatacagaagaagaagatgacATCTGGCACGAGAGGAACAGAAGGAAAGGTGAAGGAAAGGAAGTCTggggaaagaaggaaaataaaatcTGCAGGGAAAAGGAAGGTTAAATCTggcgagagaaagaaaacgaaatcagggatgagaaggaaaacgaaatctggagggaaaaggaaactaaaatctggcgagagaaagaaaacgaaatctgggatgaaaaggaaaacgaaatctggagggaaaaggaaactaaaatctggcgagagaaagaaaacgaaatctgggatgaaaaggaaaacgaaatctggagggaaaaggaaactaaaatctggcgagagaaagaaaacgaaatctgggatgaaaaggaaaacgaaatctggagggaaaaggaaactaaaatctggagagagaaagaaaacgaaatcagggatgagaaggaaaacgaaatctggagggaaaaggaaactaaaatctggcgagagaaagaaaacgaaatctgGCAAGAGAAGGAAAACGAAATCTGGAGGTGGTAAGAAGGGTCAGTTAAGGAAGAAAACGTCTGGTAAAACTAAAAAGGCGAAAGGTCCTAAGGATAAAAAAGGGAAACCAGGATCTAAAGGAAATAAAAACAAAGACAAATTTTTCTGCAAGACACTAAATACCTGCCAGCGTCTGGGCGGTCAATGTATCAAGAAAGGTACATGCAAGACGAAACTTGTTCCTAAAGGCTGTCTGGGTGTATTCTGCGAATGTTGCACCAAGACGCAGCCAACTCCAGGTAGGTCACTCGT ATCCTTGATGAACCTTGGAATTGATCCTTGA